GACCGGATCACCGGCCTTGCCGGCCCGGCGCTGGTGGCGCTGGATCAGGAGCCCTCGGGCATCCGCCGGCTGCACGGGCTGGTGCCGCAACTGCCCGACAACCAGGTGCTGTACGCCATGGCCTCGGAGGAGATCGAGCGGGTCGCGTTCCGCATGGCCCAGGCGGCGCGCGGAATGGGCGTGACCATGTTCCTGTCGCCGGTCATCGACGTGGTGACCGGGCGCAATCCCTGGCTGCAGGGCCGGACATTGGGCACCGATGCGGCCGAGGTGGCGCGGATCGGCTGCGCCTTTATCCGCGGCGTCGAGGCGGCGGGCGTCGTCGCCACCGCCAAGCACTTCCCCGGCCATCACGACATCGACGGCGATCCGGCGGTGGATGCGGCCACGGTCAGCGGCGGAGCCGACGCATTGGCGCCCGGCATGGTTCCCTTTCGCGCGGCCATCGCCGCGGGTGTGCGCGCGGCGATGACCGGGCCGTCGCTGGTGCCGGGGATGGACGCCGTAATGCCCTCGTCGCTTTCTGCCACCACCATCGCCGCGCTGCGGGGGCTGGGTTTCACCGGGATGGTGGTCAGCGACGACCTCGACGCCATCGGCACCCTGCGCGGCCAGCGCGACGTCCCGACGGCGGCGGTCGAGGCCTTGCGCGCAGGGTCCGACCTGCTGCTTTTGTCGGCGGCGAACGATCTGGAACAGGTCCGCACTCGCATCCTGTCGGCCGTCGCCGAAGGCAGCCTGCCCGAGGAACGCCTGACGGAAGCCGCCGTCCGCGTTCGCGCGCTTGCCGGCAGCATGGGTTAAAGGCAGGATGCGACGGCGGGCAGGGCGACGCCAGCCGCCACCGGGTTACAGGTTGGTTCTGAACCCTTCGACGGTTGCCGGAGATGGGCTGCGGGGTGACGATGGTTTCCTTCGGCCCACGATGACGCGCAACTGTCCCGGGCAGGAGGCAATGGCCTCCGCCGCCGACATCAGTGGCAGTTCGTGAAAGAAGCCGCCGTTCAGCGTGGTCCGGCCGCCCCAGGAAAGATCGGCAATGATCGCCTCGTCCTTGCCCGTGGCCAGGTCGGCGAGGGTGCCGGAAATCTCTCCTCGGGGAGGCGCCGAGAAACGCCGCCGTCAGCGGCGGCGCATCATGTCCGACAGCTTCTCGCCGATCATGATGCAGACAGCGTTCGGGTTGCCCGAGATCAGCGTTGGCATGATCGAGGCATCGGCGACCCTCAGCCCCTCGATGCCATGGACGCGCAATTGCGGATCGACGACCGCCATGTCATCCACTCCGGCCCGGCAGGTGCCCGCCGGGTGCAAAGCCGCATGGGCCGTGGTCTGGCAGAAGCGCCG
This Paracoccus pantotrophus DNA region includes the following protein-coding sequences:
- a CDS encoding glycoside hydrolase family 3 N-terminal domain-containing protein — its product is MCLEADAHAVLLPAIDDLMLTDPMARFLDQGGRALLIGETRAEYVARRMSDARCRGESADKLRALTDRITGLAGPALVALDQEPSGIRRLHGLVPQLPDNQVLYAMASEEIERVAFRMAQAARGMGVTMFLSPVIDVVTGRNPWLQGRTLGTDAAEVARIGCAFIRGVEAAGVVATAKHFPGHHDIDGDPAVDAATVSGGADALAPGMVPFRAAIAAGVRAAMTGPSLVPGMDAVMPSSLSATTIAALRGLGFTGMVVSDDLDAIGTLRGQRDVPTAAVEALRAGSDLLLLSAANDLEQVRTRILSAVAEGSLPEERLTEAAVRVRALAGSMG